One region of Qipengyuania sp. SS22 genomic DNA includes:
- a CDS encoding DEAD/DEAH box helicase — protein MTQFSDLGLSQPVLQALDLKGYSTPTPIQEGAIPPVLEGRDLMGIAQTGTGKTAAFMLPSIDRLRDADKQTPFKSCRMLVLAPTRELAGQIAQSAKDYGQLAGLKVHSIVGGTSVNKDRNKLHRGTDILVATPGRLLDLIDQKAFTLDKVEVLVLDEADQMLDLGFIHALRRISQLVPEDRQTLFFSATMPKQIQELVGKYCRNPVKVSVTPESTTAERIDQYLFMVQQDEKQTLLEMMLSERHQVPGKFERVLIFARTKHGCDRVVKKLAQVGIPANAIHGNKSQPQRERALDEFKRAKTPILIATDVAARGIDIPGVSHVINYELPNVPEQYVHRIGRTARAGKDGIAIAFCAEDERDYLKDIRKKTDAEFERLPLPDNFRAVVEGVGPTKRAAPGQRMAKPKVRPTGDAARRSKPKTKHSNRAGAPKRDGESGEGGRPQGNRPARSRNRRRAGR, from the coding sequence ATGACACAGTTTTCCGATCTTGGGCTGTCGCAGCCCGTCCTCCAGGCGCTTGACCTCAAGGGCTATTCCACGCCTACCCCGATCCAGGAAGGGGCGATCCCGCCCGTTCTCGAAGGACGCGACCTGATGGGTATCGCGCAGACCGGTACCGGCAAGACCGCCGCCTTCATGCTCCCCAGCATCGACCGGCTGCGCGATGCCGACAAGCAGACGCCGTTCAAGTCCTGCCGTATGCTGGTGCTTGCCCCGACGCGCGAACTGGCCGGCCAGATCGCCCAGAGCGCCAAGGATTACGGCCAGCTGGCCGGGCTCAAGGTCCATTCGATCGTCGGCGGCACCTCGGTCAACAAGGACCGCAACAAGCTGCACCGCGGCACCGACATCCTCGTTGCCACGCCCGGCCGCCTGCTCGATTTGATCGACCAGAAGGCGTTCACGCTCGACAAGGTCGAAGTGCTGGTGCTCGACGAGGCCGACCAGATGCTCGACCTCGGCTTCATCCACGCGCTGCGGCGGATCAGCCAGCTGGTCCCCGAAGACCGCCAGACGCTGTTCTTCAGCGCCACCATGCCCAAGCAGATCCAGGAACTGGTGGGCAAATATTGTCGCAATCCGGTCAAGGTCTCGGTCACGCCCGAAAGTACCACTGCCGAACGCATCGACCAGTATCTCTTCATGGTCCAGCAGGACGAGAAGCAGACGCTGCTCGAAATGATGCTCTCCGAACGCCACCAGGTGCCGGGCAAGTTCGAACGCGTGCTGATCTTTGCGCGCACCAAGCATGGCTGCGACCGGGTGGTGAAGAAGCTGGCGCAGGTCGGCATCCCCGCCAACGCCATCCATGGCAACAAGAGCCAGCCGCAGCGCGAACGTGCGCTCGACGAGTTCAAGCGCGCCAAGACGCCGATCCTGATCGCGACCGATGTCGCCGCGCGCGGGATCGATATCCCCGGCGTCAGCCACGTGATCAATTACGAACTGCCGAACGTGCCCGAACAATATGTCCACCGCATCGGCCGGACCGCGCGCGCGGGCAAGGATGGCATCGCGATCGCCTTCTGCGCCGAGGACGAGCGCGATTACCTCAAGGATATCCGCAAGAAGACCGACGCCGAGTTCGAACGCCTGCCGCTGCCGGACAATTTCCGCGCGGTCGTCGAAGGCGTCGGCCCGACCAAGCGCGCGGCCCCCGGCCAGCGCATGGCCAAGCCCAAGGTTCGCCCCACCGGTGATGCGGCGCGTAGGAGCAAGCCCAAGACCAAGCACTCCAACCGTGCCGGTGCGCCCAAGCGCGATGGCGAGAGCGGCGAAGGCGGTCGTCCGCAGGGCAACCGCCCCGCGCGCAGCCGCAACCGCCGCCGCGCGGGACGGTAA
- the pgi gene encoding glucose-6-phosphate isomerase: MTSAADIWDQLAALPRPTLGELFSATRDGGEGTDEPGGEARVAMLSGRIELDEGGILFDWSKTHLDRAVIARFEQLAEAMDFAGMRAKLFGGEVVNPTEGRAADHATLRGTGEGAKVEEAMALIDRMGMLVEAIHQGALGEIEHLIHIGIGGSALGPALGVDALSRDLSYCDVHVVSNIDGVALEAAFAKCDPAKTLIAVASKTFTTIETMTNAASALKWLGDNGVSDPGGRVIALTAAPDKAVEWGVDETRILPFQESVGGRYSIWSSIGFPIAMAVGMEDFRAMLAGAKAVDEHFRDTDGAANLVLRAAFADLYYTRVRGCQTRAVFAYDERLGLFPDYLQQLEMESNGKRVTADMQPVDGPTAPITWGGVGTDAQHAVFQLLHQGTHLIPVDFIASIAPGDELDPAHHRILLMNCFAQGAALMAGKKGADPARNYPGDRPSATILCDDLDAAALGALIAFHEHRVFASAVLMGINPFDQFGVELGKQMAKAIEQGGEAFDASTEGLLEAAGLTSE; this comes from the coding sequence ATGACCTCTGCTGCCGACATCTGGGACCAGCTTGCCGCGCTCCCGCGCCCCACGCTGGGCGAATTGTTCAGCGCCACCCGCGACGGGGGCGAGGGCACCGACGAGCCGGGCGGCGAGGCGCGGGTCGCCATGCTCTCGGGCCGGATCGAACTCGATGAAGGCGGGATCCTGTTCGACTGGTCGAAGACGCATCTCGACCGCGCGGTGATCGCGCGCTTCGAACAACTTGCCGAGGCGATGGATTTCGCGGGCATGCGCGCCAAGCTGTTCGGCGGCGAAGTGGTCAACCCGACCGAGGGCCGCGCCGCCGACCATGCGACGCTGCGCGGCACGGGCGAGGGCGCCAAGGTCGAAGAGGCGATGGCGCTGATCGACCGCATGGGCATGCTGGTGGAAGCGATCCACCAGGGCGCGCTGGGCGAGATCGAGCACCTCATCCATATCGGCATCGGCGGCAGTGCGCTCGGCCCGGCGCTGGGCGTCGACGCGCTCAGCCGCGATCTCAGCTATTGCGATGTCCATGTCGTTTCCAACATCGACGGCGTCGCGCTCGAGGCGGCATTTGCCAAGTGCGATCCGGCCAAGACGCTGATCGCGGTGGCGAGCAAGACCTTCACCACGATCGAGACCATGACCAATGCCGCCAGCGCGCTCAAATGGCTGGGCGACAACGGCGTATCCGATCCCGGCGGCCGCGTGATCGCGCTCACCGCCGCGCCCGACAAAGCGGTCGAATGGGGCGTCGACGAAACGCGCATCCTGCCGTTCCAGGAAAGCGTCGGCGGGCGCTATTCGATCTGGTCCTCGATCGGCTTTCCTATCGCGATGGCGGTGGGGATGGAGGATTTCCGCGCCATGCTCGCGGGCGCCAAGGCGGTGGACGAACATTTCCGCGATACCGACGGCGCGGCCAACCTCGTGCTGCGCGCGGCCTTCGCCGATCTCTATTACACCCGCGTGCGCGGCTGCCAGACGCGCGCCGTGTTCGCCTATGACGAGCGGCTGGGGCTGTTCCCCGACTATCTCCAGCAGCTCGAGATGGAATCGAACGGCAAGCGCGTCACCGCCGACATGCAGCCGGTCGATGGCCCGACCGCGCCGATTACCTGGGGCGGGGTGGGCACCGATGCGCAGCATGCGGTGTTCCAGCTGCTCCACCAGGGCACGCATCTGATCCCGGTCGATTTCATCGCCAGCATCGCGCCGGGCGACGAACTCGACCCCGCGCATCACCGCATCCTGCTGATGAACTGCTTTGCGCAGGGCGCCGCGCTGATGGCGGGCAAGAAGGGCGCCGACCCCGCGCGCAATTACCCCGGCGACCGGCCCTCGGCGACGATCCTGTGCGACGACCTCGACGCCGCCGCACTGGGCGCGCTGATCGCCTTCCACGAACACCGCGTCTTCGCCAGCGCGGTACTGATGGGCATCAACCCCTTCGACCAGTTCGGCGTCGAACTGGGCAAGCAGATGGCCAAGGCGATCGAACAGGGCGGCGAGGCCTTCGACGCGAGTACCGAGGGGTTGCTGGAAGCGGCTGGTCTCACCTCCGAATAA
- a CDS encoding AraC family transcriptional regulator — translation MEKPSSASFTRPKHVDIELVSVAYRNRSFPVHMHDQYVVGVVESGGETLTIDGASYVVGEGDMITIDAGTAHANATLGDATLRYRVFYIRAEVARSYVGRSGLRFPTPVRCDPACAQRLLELHRWFEAGTGDRLEEDTALAEIVGIAFDAAVEPDRDDRLPEAVRRAKGYIDAHYDENFGLDELADAAGVTKYHLARSFTRAHGLSPLAYRTQRRIHAAKEMVLAGTPLADVAADLGFADQSHLTRQFQSMVGISPARYREQ, via the coding sequence ATGGAAAAGCCGTCGTCCGCCAGCTTTACGCGCCCCAAGCACGTCGACATCGAGCTTGTGTCGGTGGCCTATCGCAACCGCAGCTTTCCGGTGCACATGCACGACCAGTATGTGGTGGGCGTGGTCGAAAGCGGCGGCGAAACACTGACCATCGATGGCGCCTCGTATGTGGTTGGTGAAGGCGACATGATCACTATCGATGCGGGCACGGCGCATGCCAACGCCACGCTCGGAGACGCGACCTTGCGCTACCGGGTATTCTACATTCGTGCCGAGGTGGCGCGGTCCTATGTCGGCCGCTCTGGCCTGCGCTTTCCGACACCGGTGCGCTGCGACCCCGCGTGCGCCCAGCGGCTGCTGGAACTGCACCGCTGGTTCGAAGCGGGGACCGGCGACAGGCTGGAAGAAGACACCGCGCTTGCGGAAATAGTCGGTATCGCGTTCGACGCAGCCGTCGAACCGGATCGAGACGACCGGCTACCGGAGGCAGTTCGCCGGGCGAAGGGGTATATCGACGCGCACTATGACGAGAATTTCGGTCTCGATGAACTGGCCGATGCCGCGGGTGTGACCAAGTACCATCTGGCGCGGAGTTTCACGCGTGCGCACGGCCTCAGCCCGCTTGCCTACCGCACCCAGCGGCGCATCCATGCGGCCAAGGAAATGGTGCTGGCGGGTACGCCACTGGCCGACGTCGCAGCCGATCTGGGTTTCGCGGACCAGAGCCATCTCACGCGCCAGTTCCAGAGCATGGTCGGAATCTCGCCCGCTCGCTATCGTGAGCAATGA
- a CDS encoding PAS domain-containing protein yields MSEIPPHPLSQALGTPSAEFDTPDAFVGASGLLFEQAMAQTRMAVCLSDPTLPDHPIVFCNRAFERLTGYSADEVVGRNCRFLQGAQTDQDQVSKIRDAIRDEEVVVVEIRNYRKDGSSFWNALHLGPIYDAEGNLKYFFGSQWDVSDIHLAKAEERHAKAMAREVSHRLKNVFAVIGAIVNITGRSMDARGVARRINDRVQALGRSYEPTLDDAFFGTIEIGQAVRSVLKPYDPEGERFRFNGNGLRTEPNAISAIGLTLHELATNAIKYGALSNDAGTVAVEWRHEEDKHGRNSIIVTWTERGGPEVSAPPDGSSGTGFDIAESLLRHSRGVIERHWDREGLRVEISLPIARTGGGR; encoded by the coding sequence ATGTCGGAAATTCCGCCCCACCCATTAAGCCAAGCCCTCGGCACACCCAGCGCCGAATTCGATACCCCCGATGCCTTCGTCGGCGCCTCGGGCCTGCTGTTCGAGCAGGCCATGGCGCAGACGCGTATGGCGGTGTGCCTGTCGGATCCGACGCTGCCCGATCATCCGATCGTGTTCTGCAACCGCGCCTTCGAACGTTTGACCGGGTATAGCGCGGACGAAGTCGTCGGTCGCAACTGCCGCTTTCTCCAGGGCGCGCAGACCGACCAGGACCAGGTTTCCAAGATCCGCGATGCGATCCGCGACGAGGAGGTCGTCGTCGTCGAGATACGCAATTACCGCAAGGACGGCTCCAGCTTCTGGAATGCGCTGCATCTCGGCCCGATCTACGATGCCGAGGGCAATCTCAAATATTTCTTCGGCAGCCAGTGGGACGTCAGCGATATCCATCTCGCCAAGGCCGAGGAACGCCACGCCAAGGCGATGGCGCGCGAAGTGTCGCACCGGCTAAAGAACGTCTTTGCGGTAATCGGCGCGATCGTGAACATCACCGGCCGCTCGATGGACGCGCGCGGTGTCGCGCGCCGGATCAACGACCGGGTGCAGGCACTCGGCCGCTCCTACGAACCGACGCTCGACGATGCCTTCTTCGGCACCATCGAGATCGGCCAGGCGGTGCGTTCGGTGCTCAAGCCCTATGACCCCGAAGGCGAGCGGTTCCGCTTCAACGGCAATGGCTTGCGGACCGAACCCAATGCGATTTCGGCGATCGGGCTGACGCTGCATGAACTGGCGACCAATGCGATCAAATATGGCGCGCTGTCGAACGATGCCGGCACGGTCGCGGTCGAATGGCGGCACGAGGAAGACAAGCATGGACGCAATTCGATCATCGTGACCTGGACCGAACGCGGCGGACCCGAAGTGAGCGCGCCGCCCGACGGGTCCAGCGGGACCGGCTTCGATATCGCCGAAAGCCTGCTGCGGCATTCGCGCGGCGTGATCGAACGGCATTGGGACCGCGAAGGATTGCGCGTGGAAATCTCGCTGCCCATCGCCCGTACGGGCGGTGGCCGATGA
- the gorA gene encoding glutathione-disulfide reductase has protein sequence MSEQYDFDLFTIGAGSGGVRASRVAAAHGAKVAVAEEHRVGGTCVIRGCVPKKMLVYGAHFAEDLKDARNFGWSTENATFDWITLRDNVLNDVKRIEGAYTETLESHEVTIFKERAEITGPHEITLASGKVVTAKTILIATGARPRMPECQGAEHAISSNEAFHLDELPKKIIIAGGGYIANEFAGIFNEFGSEVHIVNRGDRLLRSYDEAVRDRLLQISTTKGIQFRFNTTFEYIKPCSEGGYFVKMSDCDEEKADLVMFAVGRVPNTEGLGLDSAGVELGDNGEVKVDRFSKTNVDHIYAVGDVTDRVQLTPVAIREGQAFADSVFGGGEPVAVDHSCIPSAVFSHPPIAAVGMTEGEAKNKLGSVKVYLSDFRPMKNVLAGRNERSLIKMICDGDTGRIVGVHMIAPEAPEMMQAAAVAVKAGLTKADFDATTAIHPTMAEELVLMR, from the coding sequence ATGTCCGAGCAATATGATTTCGACCTTTTCACCATCGGCGCCGGTTCGGGCGGCGTTCGCGCCAGCCGCGTGGCGGCCGCGCATGGCGCGAAGGTCGCGGTGGCCGAGGAGCACCGCGTCGGCGGGACCTGCGTCATCCGTGGCTGCGTGCCCAAGAAGATGCTCGTCTATGGCGCGCATTTCGCCGAAGACCTGAAGGACGCGCGCAATTTCGGCTGGTCGACCGAGAACGCGACCTTCGACTGGATCACGCTGCGCGACAATGTGCTTAACGACGTCAAGCGGATCGAGGGCGCCTATACCGAGACGCTCGAAAGCCACGAGGTGACGATCTTCAAGGAGCGCGCCGAGATCACCGGCCCGCACGAGATTACGCTGGCGAGCGGCAAGGTCGTGACCGCGAAGACCATCCTGATCGCCACCGGCGCGCGTCCGCGCATGCCCGAATGCCAGGGCGCCGAACATGCGATCAGTTCGAACGAGGCGTTCCATCTCGACGAATTGCCCAAGAAAATCATCATCGCGGGCGGCGGCTATATCGCCAATGAATTCGCCGGCATCTTCAACGAGTTCGGCAGCGAAGTTCATATCGTCAATCGCGGCGACCGGCTGCTGCGCAGCTATGACGAGGCGGTGCGCGACCGCCTGCTGCAGATCTCGACGACGAAGGGCATCCAGTTCCGCTTCAACACCACCTTCGAATACATCAAGCCGTGTTCGGAAGGCGGTTATTTCGTCAAGATGTCCGATTGCGACGAGGAGAAGGCCGATCTGGTCATGTTCGCCGTCGGCCGCGTGCCCAATACCGAAGGGCTCGGGCTGGACAGCGCTGGCGTCGAACTGGGAGACAATGGCGAAGTCAAGGTCGATCGCTTCAGCAAGACCAATGTCGACCACATCTATGCCGTCGGCGACGTGACCGACCGCGTGCAGCTCACCCCGGTGGCGATCCGCGAGGGCCAGGCCTTTGCCGACAGCGTGTTCGGCGGCGGCGAGCCGGTGGCGGTCGACCACAGCTGCATCCCCAGCGCGGTGTTCAGCCATCCGCCGATCGCCGCGGTCGGGATGACCGAGGGCGAGGCCAAGAACAAGCTGGGTAGCGTGAAGGTCTATCTGTCCGATTTCCGCCCGATGAAAAACGTGCTCGCGGGGCGCAACGAACGCAGCCTGATCAAGATGATCTGCGATGGCGACACCGGCAGGATCGTCGGCGTCCACATGATCGCGCCCGAAGCGCCCGAAATGATGCAGGCCGCCGCGGTCGCGGTGAAGGCCGGGCTGACCAAGGCCGATTTCGACGCGACCACCGCGATCCACCCGACCATGGCCGAGGAACTGGTGCTGATGCGCTAG
- a CDS encoding response regulator — protein sequence MNRVLILEDEPLIAMDLVMAFEDCAIATVTAVTCAEACSALDEQPIDGAVLDVNLGGGETCEEIALALKERSIPFILNTGDLDRSGEMLRAIDAPVVAKPTPADRVVERLMDHAGIR from the coding sequence ATGAATCGCGTGCTGATCCTCGAGGACGAGCCGCTGATCGCGATGGATCTGGTCATGGCCTTCGAGGATTGCGCCATCGCGACGGTCACTGCGGTCACCTGCGCCGAGGCCTGCTCCGCGCTGGACGAACAGCCGATCGATGGCGCGGTGCTCGACGTAAACCTGGGCGGCGGCGAGACCTGCGAGGAAATCGCGCTCGCGCTGAAGGAACGGTCGATCCCGTTTATCCTCAACACCGGCGATCTCGACCGTTCGGGCGAGATGCTGCGCGCGATCGATGCGCCCGTGGTCGCCAAACCGACGCCCGCCGACCGCGTCGTCGAAAGGCTGATGGACCACGCGGGCATCCGCTGA